The genomic interval GGGCTGCATGGAGCAGATATGCGGAACCTGCTCTCCGATTGCAGTGAACTCGTCAAGACCGAACGGGATGTCGGCCTCTTCTGCGACGGCCATCAGGTGAAGGACGGTGTTCGTCGATCCGCCGAGAGCCATATCGACTCTTATTGCATTTCTCATGCTCTCTGCCGTGACAATATCGCGGGGAAGGATGTTCTCCCTGACAAGGTCCACAACCCTCTCGCCTGTTTCGTAGGCAAGCCTCATCTTTTCCGCATCGACCGCCGGAACAGCCGCACATCCCGGAAGCGACATCCCCATCGCCTCGGTCATGCATGCCATCGTATTTGCCGTGTATAGTCCCTGGCAGCTTCCGCATCCGGGCATCGCGGCCTTTTCAAGCTCTGTGAGCTCTTCGTCGCTCATCTTTCCCGCGGCAACCTTCCCGACACCCTCGAATACGTCGGTGAGCGAGATTTCGCACCCGTGGTGATAGCCGGGGAGCATATTGCCTCCTGTAATAACGATTGCAGGAATATTGCATCTCACCGCAGCCATGAGCATTCCCGGAACTATCTTGTCGCAGGTGCATATGCATACGAGACCGTCGAACCTGTGGGCCTGGATCATCAGCTCCACTGCGTCTGCAACGTTCTCTCTCGAAGGAAGGGAGTAGGTCATTCCTTCGTGGCCCATCGCGATTCCGTCGCAGATGCCTATTGTATTGAACTCGAACGGGGTTCCGCCTCCTGCAGCAACTCCCTCGCGGACACGCTCGCCGATCATTCGAAGATGCGTGTGCCCGGGAACTATCGAGTTCCACGAGTTCGCTATGCCTATGAAAGGTTTTTTCATCTCCCGGTCGGATATCCCGAGAGCCCGGATCAGGGACCTGTTGGCAGCCCTTTCATAACCCGATTTCGCTTCGTCGCTCCGCATTGTAACCGATCATGATTGGATTGTAAAATACAAATAAATTCTTGCGGGGGACGGAAAAATGCCGATCTGGTGCACCCTTCAGGCACTTGCAGCAATCTGATAATTATATGAGTTATCGGGTTCCACCTGATTTGTATGTGTGGTGAAGAGGAGATCCGCGGATATATAGACCAGATAAAAAACGGAAGTCTCCAGGAAAAAAGAGGTGCGGTCGACTCCCTTGCCGGGTGCGGTGAACCTGCTGCGATCCTGTTATGCGAATTCATCGAAGAATCCGGTGACAACGATTCGATGTGGTACGCCGCATCGGCACTTGCAAAGATCGGGGTTGCCGCCATCGGGCCGCTCTCCGATCTGCTGAAGAGTACCCCTTCAAGAGATGCAAAAAAGTATGCCGCTGCTGCTCTCGGTGCGATCGGCGAACCATCGATAGACATTCTTCTGGAGATGCTCTCCGGCGACGACAAGGTTGTCAGGGGCTATGCATCGCAGGCTCTTATCCGCGTAGGCGAACCGGCGGTTCAGCCGTTAAAGGATCTCATAGACAATTCCGACGGAGTTGTTGAAAGATGTGCGGTCCTGACGCTTCACAGGATGGGAACTGTCGAGCCGGAAGCGGTTGAAAATGTACTTAGAAAAGATTTCTAAATTTTTTTTTGGTTTTTTGTTTAAAATATTGTTTCTTGTTTCTGTTTAATCTGTGATGAGTTTTGAGGATTCGTAATGCTTCAGGTCTGCCTCAAGCCCGAGCCCTTTTACATATTTCATGAGTTCATCGTGATCCCGTTCGTGATACATGTGTGCCGAGACCGAGGTATGCGAGTACCACCCGACATCCGCTTCGAGGCGATCAGCGATCATCTTCTGGAGATGGACGAGGGCGTACATGTTCGCCCCGAGTGCGGAGAGCATGTCGTTCG from Methanolacinia paynteri carries:
- the ilvD gene encoding dihydroxy-acid dehydratase — translated: MRSDEAKSGYERAANRSLIRALGISDREMKKPFIGIANSWNSIVPGHTHLRMIGERVREGVAAGGGTPFEFNTIGICDGIAMGHEGMTYSLPSRENVADAVELMIQAHRFDGLVCICTCDKIVPGMLMAAVRCNIPAIVITGGNMLPGYHHGCEISLTDVFEGVGKVAAGKMSDEELTELEKAAMPGCGSCQGLYTANTMACMTEAMGMSLPGCAAVPAVDAEKMRLAYETGERVVDLVRENILPRDIVTAESMRNAIRVDMALGGSTNTVLHLMAVAEEADIPFGLDEFTAIGEQVPHICSMQPGGPHSMQTLHRAGGIPAVFKRLLPLLSDVRTVSGKTVVEIAGSVRYIDGNVIKTIETPVHEAGGLRILKGTLAPDGAVIKCSAVNDDMWVHSGPARVFRNEKESMDAILGRKINEGDVLVIRNEGPIGGPGMPEMLSPTSALMGMGYTKVALVTDGRFSGGTRGPCIGHVAPEAMAGGPIGLVKEGDIIEINLHERRLDLAVSPEEIEKRREAYVPPKRELKGVLARYVKMVGQANRGAVLK
- a CDS encoding HEAT repeat domain-containing protein, with protein sequence MCGEEEIRGYIDQIKNGSLQEKRGAVDSLAGCGEPAAILLCEFIEESGDNDSMWYAASALAKIGVAAIGPLSDLLKSTPSRDAKKYAAAALGAIGEPSIDILLEMLSGDDKVVRGYASQALIRVGEPAVQPLKDLIDNSDGVVERCAVLTLHRMGTVEPEAVENVLRKDF